A region of Piscinibacter gummiphilus DNA encodes the following proteins:
- a CDS encoding formylglycine-generating enzyme family protein has protein sequence MRLPGRGLVAAVASAVVLAAAGYAGVTWWAGSRAAPAAKFQVVVGDGVAGPLDMVRVPGGEFLMGSDHKLAQANEKPAHTARVKAFWMDRHHVTNAQFRQFTEATGYVSTAERKPEWETIAPQVPAGTPRPPDSALIAGGMVFTGTTAPVPDYRDYSRWWSYVPGADWKHPRGPGSSIEGLDDHPVVQVSFEDAQAYAKWAGKRLPTEAEWEFAARGGLSQATYAWGDDFAPGNQQMANVWQGQQAATFPVVSPKAGGALGTSRVGTFPTNGYGLSDMTGNAWQWVADWYRADQFARVVQSGQAQVDPTGPESSWDPADPGVPVGAPKRVTRGGSFLCNEAFCMSYRPSARRGTDPYTSMSHLGFRLVMDDSAWAARSASRGGKGDGA, from the coding sequence ATGCGGCTTCCGGGCCGTGGCCTCGTGGCGGCGGTCGCGAGCGCCGTGGTGCTCGCCGCGGCCGGCTACGCCGGCGTCACGTGGTGGGCCGGCAGCCGCGCGGCACCGGCCGCGAAGTTCCAGGTCGTCGTGGGCGACGGCGTGGCCGGGCCGCTCGACATGGTGCGCGTGCCCGGCGGCGAGTTCCTGATGGGCAGCGACCACAAACTCGCGCAAGCCAACGAGAAGCCCGCGCACACGGCCCGCGTGAAGGCGTTCTGGATGGACCGCCACCACGTCACCAACGCGCAGTTCCGCCAGTTCACCGAAGCCACCGGCTACGTCAGCACCGCCGAGCGCAAGCCCGAGTGGGAGACCATCGCGCCGCAGGTGCCGGCCGGCACGCCGCGCCCGCCCGACTCGGCGCTGATCGCCGGCGGCATGGTGTTCACCGGCACCACCGCGCCCGTGCCCGACTACCGCGACTACTCGCGCTGGTGGTCGTACGTGCCCGGCGCCGACTGGAAGCACCCGCGTGGCCCGGGCAGTTCCATCGAGGGCCTCGACGACCACCCGGTCGTGCAGGTGAGCTTCGAAGACGCGCAGGCCTACGCGAAGTGGGCGGGCAAACGCCTGCCCACCGAAGCCGAATGGGAGTTCGCCGCGCGCGGCGGGCTCTCGCAGGCCACCTACGCGTGGGGCGATGACTTCGCGCCGGGCAACCAGCAGATGGCCAACGTGTGGCAGGGGCAGCAGGCCGCGACCTTCCCCGTCGTGAGCCCGAAGGCCGGCGGCGCGCTCGGCACGTCGCGGGTCGGCACCTTCCCCACCAACGGCTACGGCCTCTCCGACATGACCGGCAACGCCTGGCAATGGGTGGCCGACTGGTACCGCGCCGACCAGTTCGCGCGCGTCGTGCAGTCCGGCCAGGCCCAGGTCGATCCCACCGGCCCCGAGTCGAGCTGGGATCCGGCCGACCCGGGTGTGCCCGTGGGCGCGCCGAAGCGGGTCACGCGCGGCGGCTCGTTCCTCTGCAACGAGGCCTTCTGCATGAGCTACCGGCCGAGCGCCCGCCGCGGCACCGACCCGTACACGAGCATGTCTCACCTGGGCTTCCGACTGGTAATGGACGATTCGGCCTGGGCCGCCCGGTCCGCCAGCCGCGGTGGAAAAGGAGACGGCGCATGA
- a CDS encoding fused MFS/spermidine synthase → MVTAGVFAGLLAASGAAALVYQVLWIKQLSLVVGVEVHAVSIAVSAFFAGLAAGGWWLGRFADRVARPLRLCAALELGIAALAIATTVLLSQAAPWFVSLQSAVGPLAWALPLVLVAAPAFLMGGTLPVLLRAADPGEGRVATTGGRLYAANTAGAIAGALLAPFVLIPWLGVQGTALAAALANVAVAACAWMLDRGPAATPSAVADEPAGSRTALALYAVAGGLALGYEVVWSQAIVQFMSTRAYAFAIVLATYLAGLVIGSALAARPADRSRQPWAVFGLLVASAGLVALVEVVSLGAWLPAWQSAAARAVGGDAPLTAMSARFAVAALAIVFVPTLLLGAAFPYALRLAVGPGRIGSGVGRVVALNTVGGIAGTLLVGFALVPALGLVRTLAVLAVAAAALGVVASRQSQGRLRFAVPALALATLVTAVLAPPDRLATLLAEARGGKLVAYEESRGGTVAVIEQTAGQRTFRRLYIQGVSNSGDTMTSLRYMRLQALLPLIVHRGEPKSALVIGLGTGITGGSLLAWPGLERREVVELLPAVVRAVPGFSGNFDLASDPRLTIRVRDGRHELLGNPQRHDLITLEPPPPSAAGVVNLYATEFYALAASRLQPGGLVAQWLPLPTQNDADTRALVQSFLAVFPHATLWTTELHEMLLVGSMDPIELDLPRIRQRFTEPAVAQALGAVGVASPEALLATWVTGREGLVRYAGDVPAVTDDRPAIEYAPWVRREEFPMTLSNLVELQTEPPLQGGDAAFGDAVKAERATLMAFYRAGLAAYIGDRRGWAQEMNTVMRADGTNPYYRWFGGQAR, encoded by the coding sequence GTGGTGACGGCGGGTGTGTTCGCCGGGCTGCTCGCGGCCTCGGGCGCCGCCGCCCTCGTCTACCAGGTGTTGTGGATCAAGCAGCTCTCCCTGGTGGTGGGGGTAGAGGTCCACGCGGTCAGCATCGCGGTGAGCGCGTTTTTCGCGGGCCTGGCCGCCGGTGGGTGGTGGCTCGGCCGGTTCGCCGACCGGGTCGCGCGCCCGCTGCGGCTGTGCGCCGCGCTGGAGCTCGGGATCGCGGCGCTCGCGATCGCCACCACGGTGCTGCTGTCGCAGGCGGCGCCGTGGTTCGTGTCGTTGCAGTCGGCGGTGGGGCCGCTTGCCTGGGCGCTGCCGCTGGTGCTGGTGGCCGCGCCCGCGTTCCTGATGGGTGGCACGCTGCCCGTGCTGCTGCGCGCGGCCGATCCGGGTGAAGGCCGCGTGGCCACCACCGGCGGCCGGCTCTACGCGGCCAACACGGCCGGCGCCATCGCGGGCGCGCTGCTCGCGCCGTTCGTGCTGATCCCGTGGCTCGGCGTGCAGGGCACGGCGCTCGCGGCGGCACTCGCGAACGTCGCGGTGGCGGCCTGCGCATGGATGCTCGACCGCGGTCCGGCCGCCACGCCGAGCGCCGTGGCCGATGAGCCTGCGGGCTCGCGCACGGCGCTGGCCCTCTATGCGGTGGCCGGGGGGCTCGCCCTCGGCTACGAGGTGGTCTGGTCCCAGGCCATCGTTCAATTCATGAGCACGCGCGCGTACGCGTTCGCGATCGTGCTCGCCACCTACCTCGCGGGCCTCGTGATCGGCAGCGCGCTCGCTGCACGCCCTGCGGACCGCTCTCGCCAGCCCTGGGCGGTGTTCGGCCTGCTGGTCGCGTCGGCCGGGCTGGTCGCCCTCGTCGAGGTGGTGAGCCTCGGTGCCTGGCTGCCGGCGTGGCAGTCGGCCGCGGCCCGCGCCGTGGGCGGCGATGCGCCGCTCACCGCGATGAGCGCGCGGTTCGCCGTGGCGGCGCTCGCCATCGTGTTCGTGCCCACGCTGCTGCTGGGCGCGGCCTTCCCGTACGCACTGCGCCTCGCGGTGGGCCCGGGCCGCATCGGCTCGGGCGTGGGGCGTGTCGTCGCGCTGAACACGGTGGGTGGCATCGCCGGCACGCTGCTCGTGGGTTTTGCACTGGTGCCCGCGCTGGGCCTCGTGCGCACGCTGGCCGTGCTGGCGGTCGCGGCGGCCGCGCTCGGCGTGGTGGCGTCGCGGCAGTCCCAGGGGCGGCTGCGGTTCGCCGTGCCGGCGCTGGCCCTCGCCACGCTGGTGACCGCGGTGCTGGCCCCGCCCGACCGCCTGGCCACGCTGCTGGCGGAGGCCCGCGGCGGCAAGCTCGTCGCGTACGAGGAGAGCCGGGGCGGCACCGTCGCCGTGATCGAGCAGACCGCCGGCCAGCGCACCTTCCGTCGCCTCTACATCCAGGGGGTGTCGAACTCGGGTGACACCATGACCTCGCTGCGCTACATGCGGCTGCAGGCGCTGCTGCCCCTCATCGTGCACCGCGGCGAGCCGAAGTCGGCCCTCGTGATCGGCCTGGGCACCGGCATCACGGGCGGCTCGCTGCTCGCGTGGCCCGGCCTCGAACGGCGCGAGGTGGTGGAGCTGCTGCCGGCGGTGGTGCGGGCGGTGCCGGGCTTCTCCGGCAACTTCGACCTGGCGAGCGACCCGCGGTTGACGATCCGCGTGCGCGACGGCCGCCACGAGCTGCTCGGCAACCCGCAGCGCCACGACCTGATCACGCTGGAGCCGCCGCCGCCGTCGGCCGCGGGCGTCGTCAACCTGTACGCCACCGAGTTCTACGCGCTGGCGGCGAGCCGGCTGCAGCCGGGCGGCCTCGTGGCGCAATGGCTGCCGCTGCCCACGCAGAACGACGCGGACACCCGCGCGCTGGTGCAGAGTTTCCTCGCGGTGTTCCCGCACGCCACCTTGTGGACCACCGAGCTGCACGAGATGCTGCTCGTCGGATCGATGGACCCGATCGAGCTGGACCTGCCGCGCATCCGCCAGCGGTTCACCGAACCGGCCGTGGCGCAGGCCCTCGGCGCGGTGGGGGTCGCGTCGCCCGAGGCGCTGCTCGCCACGTGGGTGACCGGCCGCGAGGGCCTCGTGCGGTACGCGGGCGACGTGCCGGCGGTCACCGACGACCGGCCCGCCATCGAGTACGCCCCGTGGGTGCGCCGCGAGGAGTTCCCGATGACGCTGTCGAATCTCGTCGAGCTGCAGACCGAACCCCCGCTGCAGGGCGGCGACGCCGCGTTCGGCGACGCGGTGAAGGCCGAACGCGCGACGCTGATGGCCTTCTACCGCGCAGGCCTCGCCGCCTACATCGGCGACCGCCGCGGCTGGGCGCAGGAGATGAACACGGTGATGCGGGCCGACGGCACGAACCCTTACTACCGCTGGTTCGGCGGGCAGGCACGTTGA
- a CDS encoding HAD family hydrolase, with amino-acid sequence MTSNWTRRAFGVATVALIAIAGCAGPGAKAPAGDPLPSWRDGPAKAAITDFVADVSREGSKSFVPKEERIAVFDNDGTLWAEQPLYFQFVFMLERVKAAAPRHPEWNDNPAYKALAAGDHAAAFANQKALFEVLLAADAGASVDEYDQLIRAWLAQARHPKTQRLYTEMVYQPQLELLNFLRSRGFKTFIVSGGSHEFMRPWSEAVYGIPPEQVVGSFTPLKFEPAGGQLKLVRQPGMEMNDGPTKPVGIYRQIGRRPILAVGNSDGDLQMLQFTTQGPGRRLAVIVHHDDAEREFAYDRKSHIGTLDKAWDEAVAKGWTLVSMKNDWTQIYPPVK; translated from the coding sequence ATGACTTCGAACTGGACCCGCCGCGCCTTCGGCGTCGCCACCGTAGCCCTGATCGCCATCGCGGGCTGCGCCGGCCCGGGGGCCAAGGCGCCCGCCGGAGACCCGCTGCCGTCGTGGCGCGACGGCCCGGCGAAAGCGGCCATCACCGACTTCGTCGCCGACGTCTCGCGCGAAGGCAGCAAGTCGTTCGTGCCGAAGGAAGAACGCATCGCGGTGTTCGACAACGACGGCACGCTGTGGGCCGAGCAGCCGCTGTACTTCCAGTTCGTCTTCATGCTGGAGCGGGTGAAGGCGGCGGCGCCACGGCACCCCGAGTGGAACGACAACCCGGCGTACAAGGCGCTGGCCGCCGGGGACCATGCCGCGGCGTTCGCGAACCAGAAAGCCCTGTTCGAGGTGCTGCTGGCAGCGGACGCGGGGGCGAGTGTCGACGAGTACGACCAGCTCATCCGGGCCTGGCTCGCTCAGGCCCGCCATCCGAAGACGCAGCGGCTCTACACCGAGATGGTGTACCAACCGCAGCTCGAGTTGCTCAACTTCCTGCGGTCCCGGGGATTCAAGACGTTCATCGTCTCGGGGGGCAGCCACGAGTTCATGCGGCCCTGGAGCGAGGCCGTGTACGGCATCCCGCCGGAGCAGGTGGTGGGCTCGTTCACGCCGCTCAAGTTCGAACCCGCCGGTGGCCAGCTGAAGCTCGTGCGCCAGCCGGGCATGGAGATGAACGACGGCCCCACGAAGCCGGTCGGCATCTACCGCCAGATCGGCCGCCGGCCCATCCTCGCGGTGGGCAATTCCGACGGTGACCTGCAGATGCTGCAGTTCACGACGCAGGGGCCAGGCCGGCGGCTCGCCGTGATCGTCCACCACGACGACGCCGAGCGCGAGTTCGCCTACGACCGGAAGAGCCACATCGGCACGCTCGACAAGGCCTGGGACGAGGCGGTCGCCAAGGGCTGGACGCTGGTCAGCATGAAGAACGACTGGACGCAGATCTATCCGCCGGTCAAGTGA
- a CDS encoding AAA family ATPase, translating to MGARESLLTLQTQLGESVIGQSAMVERLLLGLLADGHLLVEGLPGLAKTRAIKSLSNHLDAKFSRIQFTPDLLPADITGSEVYFSEGGKGEFRFQAGPLFANLVLADEVNRSPAKVQAALLEAMEERQVTVGGTTHKLPPLFLVMATQNPIEQEGTYPLPEAQMDRFLMHVSVGYPQGDAEAKIVRLARAEEAAEGKAKAAGGSRLAADAVFAARAEVHGIEVGEAVERYIVALVQATRDPKALDPDLASWIQVGVSPRGAIGLDKVARAHAWLHGATFVTPENVQAVVHDVFRHRLILSYEAHAAQVSADAVIERLVQKVAVA from the coding sequence ATGGGCGCACGTGAATCCCTGCTGACGCTGCAGACGCAGCTCGGCGAATCCGTCATCGGCCAGTCCGCGATGGTCGAGCGGCTGCTGCTCGGCCTGCTGGCCGACGGCCACCTGCTCGTCGAGGGCCTGCCGGGCCTCGCGAAGACCCGCGCCATCAAGAGTCTGTCGAACCACCTGGACGCGAAGTTCTCCCGCATCCAGTTCACCCCCGACCTGCTGCCGGCCGACATCACCGGCTCCGAGGTCTACTTCAGCGAAGGCGGCAAGGGCGAGTTCCGCTTCCAGGCGGGGCCGCTGTTCGCGAACCTCGTGCTCGCCGACGAGGTGAACCGATCGCCCGCGAAGGTGCAGGCCGCGCTGCTGGAGGCGATGGAGGAGCGCCAGGTCACGGTGGGCGGCACCACGCACAAGCTGCCCCCGCTGTTCCTGGTGATGGCGACGCAGAACCCGATCGAGCAGGAAGGCACCTACCCGCTGCCCGAGGCGCAGATGGACCGCTTCCTGATGCACGTCAGCGTGGGCTACCCCCAGGGCGATGCCGAAGCGAAGATCGTGCGGCTGGCCCGCGCGGAGGAAGCCGCGGAGGGAAAGGCCAAGGCGGCCGGTGGCAGCCGGCTCGCGGCGGACGCCGTGTTCGCGGCCCGGGCCGAGGTGCACGGCATCGAGGTGGGCGAGGCGGTGGAGCGCTACATCGTCGCGCTCGTGCAGGCCACGCGCGATCCGAAGGCGCTCGACCCCGATCTCGCGTCGTGGATCCAGGTGGGCGTGAGCCCGCGCGGGGCGATCGGCCTCGACAAGGTGGCGCGGGCGCATGCCTGGCTGCACGGCGCCACGTTCGTGACGCCGGAGAACGTGCAGGCCGTCGTGCACGACGTGTTCCGCCACCGGCTGATCCTCAGCTACGAGGCGCACGCCGCGCAGGTCTCCGCCGATGCGGTGATCGAGCGGCTCGTGCAGAAGGTCGCGGTGGCCTGA
- a CDS encoding DUF58 domain-containing protein, with protein MRPDAAARARTSRQRASDTPAPTPGVHVDAAGLARLEHEVRDFHFRPRQPVHSLLAGRHASKVRGRGLAFEELRPYLPGDDIRTMDWRVTARTGRPHVRVYSEEKDRPVLLLVDQRQNMFFGSQRAMKSVVAAEVAALVAWRVLADGDRVGGFVFGDQDLTELKPKRSRDAVLHLLGEVARRNGLLRADAPPGRGGARLDDVLDRAARVAHHDHLVVVVSDFDGHGERTRDLLLRLAAHNDVLAVLVHDPFLGNLPASGEMVVSDGDLQVELGFGREPHRRGIEAFVEAQGSALRAWQQGIGVPVLPLSAAEETAPQLRRLLGRIDTPSRRGSR; from the coding sequence ATGCGCCCCGATGCCGCCGCACGCGCCCGCACCTCGCGCCAGCGGGCCTCCGACACGCCCGCGCCGACACCCGGCGTGCACGTCGATGCCGCGGGCCTCGCGCGGCTCGAGCACGAGGTGCGCGACTTCCACTTCCGCCCGCGCCAGCCCGTGCACAGCCTGCTCGCCGGCCGCCACGCCTCGAAGGTGCGCGGCCGCGGCCTCGCGTTCGAGGAGCTGCGCCCGTACCTGCCCGGCGACGACATCCGCACGATGGACTGGCGTGTCACCGCACGCACCGGCCGGCCGCACGTGCGTGTCTACAGCGAGGAGAAGGACCGCCCGGTGCTGCTGCTCGTGGACCAGCGGCAGAACATGTTCTTCGGTTCGCAGCGGGCGATGAAGTCCGTGGTGGCCGCCGAGGTGGCCGCGCTCGTCGCATGGCGGGTGCTTGCCGACGGCGACCGCGTGGGCGGGTTCGTGTTCGGCGACCAGGACCTGACCGAGCTGAAGCCGAAACGCAGCCGCGACGCGGTGCTGCACCTGCTGGGCGAAGTGGCCCGCCGCAACGGCCTGTTGCGCGCCGACGCACCACCGGGCCGCGGCGGCGCGCGGCTCGACGACGTGCTGGACCGCGCCGCGCGCGTCGCCCACCACGACCACCTCGTCGTGGTCGTCAGCGACTTCGACGGGCACGGCGAACGCACGCGCGACCTGCTGCTGCGGCTCGCCGCCCACAACGACGTGCTGGCGGTGCTGGTGCACGACCCGTTCCTCGGCAACCTGCCCGCGTCCGGCGAGATGGTGGTGAGCGACGGCGACCTGCAGGTGGAACTGGGGTTCGGGCGCGAGCCGCACCGGCGCGGCATCGAGGCCTTCGTCGAGGCGCAGGGCTCGGCGCTGCGGGCGTGGCAGCAGGGCATCGGCGTGCCGGTGCTGCCGCTGTCGGCCGCGGAGGAGACGGCGCCGCAGCTGCGCCGGCTGCTCGGGCGCATCGACACGCCGTCGCGGCGAGGGTCCCGATGA
- a CDS encoding arylsulfatase, which yields MAIHVFRAARFIGSAVLSAVVAVSVHLPAHAQTKKPNILVIFGDDVGQTNLSAYSLGVVGYKTPHIDRIAKEGLIFTDYYAENSCTAGRSSFITGQSPYRTGLSKVGMPGAAVGLQARDATIAQALKAQGYATGQYGKNHLGDRDEYLPTKHGFDEFFGNLYHLNAEEEPERPYWPKDDPAFVKAYKPRGVLRASADGKIEDTGPLNKKRMETIDDETTGAAIEFIKKQAQAGKPFFTWMNFTRMHIFTHVRESMRGQAGMPGNEYADGMIEMDNNVGKLLQTLDDLKIADNTIVVFTTDNGPNQFSWPDAATTPFRSEKDTNWEGAFRVPAMVRWPGHVKPGEVANGMFSGLDWFPTLLAAAGDTTVKDRLLKGTGLGGTNFKVHLDGYNQLDYITGKAPKSARSEFFYFNDDGELVATRVDNWKFVFCEQRLPGGMQVWANPFTCLRLPKIYNLRMDPYERADIVSDQYYAWMTDNAYLTVQGVMRSAAFLETFVQYPPSQDPASFSVDQIAADVKRKIAEMKKRSPSPK from the coding sequence ATGGCAATCCATGTGTTTCGCGCGGCCCGCTTCATCGGCTCGGCCGTGTTGTCGGCGGTCGTGGCGGTGTCGGTGCATCTGCCGGCGCACGCCCAGACAAAGAAGCCCAACATTCTCGTGATCTTCGGCGACGATGTGGGGCAGACGAACCTCAGTGCGTACAGCCTCGGCGTGGTGGGCTACAAGACCCCGCACATCGACCGCATCGCGAAGGAAGGGCTGATCTTCACGGACTACTACGCCGAGAACAGCTGCACCGCCGGCCGCTCGTCGTTCATCACCGGCCAGTCGCCGTACCGCACCGGCCTGTCGAAGGTAGGCATGCCGGGTGCGGCCGTGGGGCTGCAGGCCCGCGACGCGACCATCGCGCAGGCGCTGAAGGCGCAAGGCTATGCGACCGGCCAGTATGGCAAGAACCACCTCGGCGACCGTGACGAGTACCTGCCCACCAAACACGGCTTCGACGAGTTCTTCGGCAACCTGTATCACCTGAACGCCGAGGAGGAACCCGAGCGCCCGTACTGGCCGAAGGACGACCCCGCGTTCGTCAAGGCGTACAAGCCGCGCGGGGTGCTGCGGGCTTCGGCCGACGGCAAGATCGAGGACACCGGCCCGCTGAACAAGAAGCGGATGGAGACCATCGACGACGAGACCACCGGCGCCGCGATCGAGTTCATCAAGAAGCAGGCACAGGCCGGCAAGCCCTTCTTCACGTGGATGAACTTCACACGCATGCACATCTTCACGCACGTGCGTGAGTCGATGCGGGGCCAGGCGGGCATGCCCGGCAACGAGTACGCCGACGGCATGATCGAGATGGACAACAACGTCGGCAAGCTGCTTCAGACCCTCGACGACCTGAAGATCGCCGACAACACCATCGTCGTCTTCACGACCGACAACGGACCGAACCAGTTCTCGTGGCCCGACGCGGCAACCACACCGTTCCGCAGCGAGAAGGACACCAACTGGGAAGGCGCATTCCGCGTGCCGGCGATGGTGCGATGGCCGGGCCACGTCAAGCCGGGCGAGGTCGCCAATGGCATGTTCTCGGGGCTCGACTGGTTCCCGACGCTGCTCGCGGCGGCGGGTGACACGACCGTCAAGGACCGCCTGCTCAAGGGCACGGGTCTCGGCGGCACGAACTTCAAGGTGCACCTCGACGGCTACAACCAGCTCGACTACATCACCGGCAAGGCACCGAAGAGCGCACGAAGCGAGTTCTTCTACTTCAACGACGACGGCGAACTGGTGGCCACCCGGGTGGACAACTGGAAGTTCGTTTTCTGCGAACAGCGCCTGCCGGGTGGCATGCAGGTGTGGGCCAACCCGTTCACGTGCCTGCGATTGCCGAAAATCTACAACCTTCGGATGGACCCGTACGAGCGGGCCGACATCGTCTCCGACCAGTACTACGCCTGGATGACCGACAACGCGTACCTGACGGTGCAGGGCGTGATGCGATCGGCGGCTTTCCTCGAGACCTTCGTGCAGTACCCGCCCAGCCAGGACCCGGCGAGCTTCTCGGTCGACCAGATCGCGGCGGACGTGAAGCGCAAGATCGCCGAGATGAAGAAGCGCAGTCCGAGTCCGAAGTGA
- a CDS encoding arylsulfatase produces the protein MKLSFSRRLRVGALLLAACAVALPGVSQAQGKKPNILVIFGDDVGQTNLSVYGQGVVGYKTPNIDRIAHEGMRFTDYYAENSCTAGRSTFITGQTPKRTGLSKVGLPGAAVGLQARDITIAEALKAQGYATGQFGKNHLGDRDEYLPTKHGFDEFLGNLYHLNAEEEPERPYWPKDKADPFVKNFTPRGVLRASADGKIEDTGPLNRKRMETIDDETTGAAIEYMKKQAAAGKPFFTWMNFTRMHLFTHVRESMRGQSGMPGNEYADGMIEMDNNVGKLLKAVDDLKIADNTIVIFTTDNGPNQFSWPDAATTPFRSEKDTNWEGAFRVPAMVRWPGKIKPGEVSSELFSGLDWFPTLLAAAGDTTVKERLLKGATIGGKSGKIHLDGYNQLDLLTGKSQKGAREEFFYFNDDAELVAMRAGNWKAVFCEQRAPGGMQVWANPFTCLRLPKLFNLRMDPYERADVVSDQYYDFQTKNVYLTIEAQTRAIAHLQTYLEYPPSQLPAEFGINAVQQKINEQIEQRLGKGPAKK, from the coding sequence ATGAAATTGTCGTTCTCGCGGCGCCTTCGCGTCGGAGCCCTGCTGCTGGCGGCCTGTGCGGTCGCCTTGCCGGGGGTGTCGCAGGCCCAGGGCAAGAAGCCCAACATCCTCGTGATCTTCGGAGACGATGTCGGCCAGACCAACCTGAGCGTCTACGGCCAGGGGGTCGTCGGCTACAAGACGCCGAACATCGACCGCATTGCCCACGAAGGCATGCGGTTCACGGATTACTACGCCGAAAACAGCTGCACCGCCGGCCGGTCCACCTTCATCACCGGACAGACGCCCAAGCGCACCGGGCTCTCCAAGGTAGGGCTGCCTGGCGCGGCTGTCGGCCTGCAGGCGCGCGACATCACGATCGCCGAGGCCCTGAAGGCGCAGGGCTACGCGACGGGTCAATTCGGAAAGAACCACCTCGGCGACCGCGACGAGTATCTGCCGACCAAACACGGCTTCGACGAATTCCTCGGCAACCTGTACCACCTCAACGCGGAGGAGGAGCCCGAGCGCCCGTACTGGCCGAAGGACAAGGCCGACCCCTTCGTCAAGAACTTCACTCCGCGCGGGGTCCTCCGGGCCTCGGCCGACGGCAAGATCGAAGACACCGGCCCGCTCAACAGGAAGCGGATGGAAACGATCGACGACGAGACCACCGGCGCCGCGATCGAGTACATGAAGAAGCAGGCCGCCGCCGGCAAGCCGTTCTTCACCTGGATGAACTTCACGCGCATGCACCTGTTCACCCACGTGCGTGAATCGATGCGTGGCCAGAGCGGCATGCCCGGCAACGAGTACGCCGACGGCATGATCGAGATGGACAACAACGTCGGCAAGCTGCTGAAGGCGGTGGACGACCTCAAGATCGCCGACAACACCATCGTCATCTTCACGACCGACAACGGTCCGAACCAGTTCAGCTGGCCGGATGCCGCGACCACACCGTTCCGCAGTGAAAAGGACACCAATTGGGAAGGCGCGTTCCGCGTGCCGGCCATGGTCCGCTGGCCGGGCAAGATCAAGCCGGGTGAGGTGTCGTCGGAATTGTTCTCCGGGCTCGACTGGTTCCCGACCCTGCTCGCGGCGGCGGGTGACACCACGGTCAAGGAGCGGCTGCTGAAGGGCGCCACGATCGGTGGCAAGAGCGGCAAGATCCATCTCGACGGCTACAACCAGCTCGACCTGCTGACGGGCAAGAGCCAGAAGGGCGCGCGGGAGGAGTTCTTCTACTTCAACGACGACGCCGAACTGGTGGCGATGCGGGCCGGCAACTGGAAGGCGGTGTTCTGCGAACAGCGCGCGCCAGGGGGCATGCAGGTGTGGGCGAACCCGTTCACCTGCCTGCGCCTGCCCAAGCTCTTCAACCTGCGCATGGACCCGTACGAGCGAGCGGACGTCGTGTCCGACCAGTACTACGACTTCCAGACCAAGAACGTCTACCTGACGATCGAGGCGCAGACCCGCGCGATCGCCCACCTGCAGACCTACCTCGAGTACCCGCCCAGCCAGTTGCCGGCCGAGTTCGGCATCAACGCGGTGCAGCAGAAGATCAACGAGCAGATCGAGCAGCGCCTCGGCAAGGGGCCGGCGAAGAAGTAG
- a CDS encoding DUF4381 domain-containing protein: protein MSELVHTVANPAAPASAASGVTPQAREALGHLADLAVPPPVPWTPQTAGWAVLAGVLAIALLWLVWHVVHRWHVNRYRREALAELARLSSDPAAQLAAVPPLLKRCALVAWPRERTAALSGPAWTGFVAAHARGGADPALARLLDDLQYRAPAGLAAVPPDEARAMVSAARHWITHHRVTRGDRRVPA, encoded by the coding sequence ATGAGCGAGCTCGTGCACACCGTCGCGAACCCGGCCGCACCGGCGTCCGCCGCGTCGGGCGTCACGCCACAGGCGCGCGAGGCGCTCGGTCACCTCGCGGACCTGGCCGTGCCTCCGCCGGTGCCGTGGACCCCGCAGACGGCGGGCTGGGCCGTGCTCGCCGGGGTGCTGGCGATCGCGTTGCTGTGGCTGGTGTGGCACGTCGTTCACCGCTGGCACGTGAATCGCTACCGCCGCGAGGCCCTCGCCGAACTGGCGCGGCTGTCGTCCGATCCCGCCGCGCAGCTGGCCGCGGTGCCGCCGCTGCTCAAGCGCTGCGCGCTGGTGGCGTGGCCGCGGGAACGCACCGCGGCGCTGAGCGGCCCCGCGTGGACCGGCTTCGTGGCCGCCCATGCGCGAGGCGGCGCCGATCCCGCGCTCGCGCGCCTGCTCGACGACCTGCAGTACCGCGCCCCAGCCGGCCTCGCCGCCGTGCCGCCCGACGAGGCCCGCGCGATGGTGTCGGCCGCCCGCCACTGGATCACCCACCACCGCGTGACCCGCGGAGACCGCCGTGTACCAGCTTGA